The Arabidopsis thaliana chromosome 5, partial sequence genomic interval TAcacattaaaaaatcaaaaccattgGAATTCGGTTTTGGACCGTTTAATTCTAAATAATACGACTGGTATCGAATATATCTATGTAACCAACCTGAGTCATGGTTGGTCGTAATATCGGAGATTGTTGAACACAATGTGAAGCTGTAAGGACTAGCTTGTTCATCTGTTGGTCGTCGTACTTATCTTGCAATTTCGGATCAACCAACTCACTTGTGTTACCTGTCTCCATCGCCGGCTTTGCCtgttcattttgttttccatcAATATAACGATCAACGAGAGGAATTACTAatctaaaataagaaaagagatgaaaccctaaaatatatgaaccaatcaacatttttatcatatttgaATTGGAAACCTATGAAATTTAACAATCAACTGTCGATTACtacattaaaataaagtaGATTTAACAAGCAAAACTGGTTATATGACAATATAACCTGTAGTGGTAAAAAAAGCCAATGAGGAAACCACCAGAAGGTTTCCTTTCGTGTCTAAGAAGGCAAACAAGTATAGGTATGACTAGATAATAGAATTATACCCATAAGAGAATGTGTTTCTGAGTGGGATTAACCGGTCTTCGACCAGTTATGATCTCTAGAAGGAGAATGCCGAATGCGTAGATGTCGGTTTTCTCGTCGATGGTTCCTTGCATTAAGGACTCTGGAGCTAGATAACCAAACGTTCCTTCAACCGGTATAACCGCATGGTGAGTCCATTTGTTAGGCAACCATTTGGCCAATCCAAAATCAGTTATCTGCACAATAGTAATCACATCGAATTTCAAACATATACAAACCGGATTTGAATTGCTTCAAAAGCAAGAAAGCTCACCTGCGGTTCGTAATCAGGTCCAAGTAAAACATTGGAAGATTTAATGTCGCGGTGAATGATCCGGTGGTTGCAGCGTTTGTGAAGATAATGAAGCCCTCGAGCAACTCCAACCGCAATTTTGTACCGTACAGGCCAATCTAACGACCCATTCTCAttctctgttttaatttttcgCGGTATAAAATGACATAATCAATCCAATGTTTATATTCTTTCTAGAACTGTAGAAGTACTATAATCACAACATCAAAGTAATATGAAGTTAGGTTACCGTGCAGCGCAGAGTACAAGGTTCCATTCTCGGAGAATCTGAAGACAAGATAAAGACCTTTCTCAACACAACAACCTAAGAGAAGAGCAGTGTTGGGATGAGAGACATGACTTATGATGCCAAGTTCCGTAAGAAACTCTTTCTCCTTGTTCATGTCACCACTCTCCTTGGCTAATCTCTTCACTGCTATTCTTCTTCCATCCCATAAATCTCCTCTGTACACTTCAGAGTAGCCTCCTATGCCTACTATATTCCCTGCAAGAatcaaaagtttcaatctttttgtcttgttttgttttccaaagttttaaaattttggtctCTCTAATGTTTTACCTTGGTGAAAATCATTTGTGGCCTTTGAAATCTCGTTGTAAGTGAAGCATTGAATTAGAGGCTGAGGTTTGGGCTTGTTCTTAGTCTCACTTCCTCTCCATTTCCTCAGAGGAGAATTCATGATAAGAGAAGATATGAATTTGTAAGGAGAGATTGACTTATGCTTCGGTTTGTCTGAAGGCGAAGCGAAGCTAGAAGAGACCATTGAACCATTGAAGCTTGAAGCATCATCGCCTGAAGAGCTAAGTGAATCTCTTGATAAAGTGTTTAGTACACTACGTGGTGAATACTTCTCACTATTTATGtctaagaaaaacatattttgttaGTCTTGGAATCAACTAAGCAAATCGTATAACTAAACTTAAAGGGTATATTAGTATGATCAAACCTAGAGAAATCGCGGAGTCAGAGTAACAATCTTTATGCGGTTTTCTTTGGTTTCCGACTAAAACAACAGAGCAACTTGATGGAGCAAAGTCGGAGACATATCTTTTGATGTCATTCCATATCCTAAATGGAGAGGAAAATACAAACGAGTTATTACAAGAATTTTGAATTGGATGATTTCTAAACCGAACCGGAAAATATCCGGTTTATTACCTAAACTCGTGGGTTGTTGGTCGAGAAAGAACAAGATAATGAGCAGAAATGGATTTGACTTCATCGATTAGTCCTCTTCCAATGTTTGAGCTAAACCCTACCTTGGCTTCCAAATTCACCTGTATTAAGTATGAagttgaaaaaagaaatttgaatcTTACCAAATATGTAATAACAGTATTAATGCGGGGTGGATTCGTAATTAAGgaaataattatatgtttgtttgtgtctGGGCTGATATCACGCGCGTATGGAAACGTGTTTGCTTGGGCTTAATGGGCTTTTAACGAAAATTCGATTAGACAAATTAGACACGTAGTGTATAtcatattttagtttagatCAAGTGAAatgatacttagagaaatatataaacaaatttattaatttatgaaatttaacATGGTATAAAATCTCgaacaaaaaattgattcGACCCGAAAAGTAATCGTATGGGGCAATATTGCCCAAATCAATGGCTATAAAACATGCAccaataattgatttttgagaTCTCCGGTTTATTCCGGTTTAAATTTTCTCTTACgccaattcttttttttttcaaaacgaAAGTGGTTGTACCTGGTTGTGGCAGCAAGTGTAAGCGAACTCTCCAAGCATGGAGATAACATGAGCTTTGGCATGTCGAATCTgagttctcttcttcttcttcattggcAATTTTCTCGGTTCTTCACCAACTGCAACGACACTAACAATTTTATTtcccaaccaaaaaaaaaaactattcaaaTGGTCGGaaggaaaaaacagaggaaattaGGTATATAGACTaaccaagaagatgaagagccACAACGGTGTCACTTGGTTTAGCAAGAACATTGATGGCCCAAGATAGAACATTTTGGCTCTCGTCACGGTCCAACGAGATCGCCACAAGGATCTTGTTACTACCTTCTTCTGAACAAGATATCATTTGTATTGGCCCTTTTTCACTTGTCTCACTCTAAGGTCGGAATTTTTGAGAACACAATGATTCTATacacttgaagaagaagataagtgttatttttttgttttgtgttgattttggATGAgtaggaagaagagagatgttTCGAGACTAATAAACAGAGTGGAAAAGGGATGATCATTGCATGAGATAATCATTAGCTGTGTATATGAGTCTTGACGAAGAAGCATAAACCACAATAATGAAGTTATTTTTGGCATAATATTACTCAAGATCAAAAGCTAGAGTTTAcatttgttagatttttttatctacAAGGTAAATATTGAACcatgaatcaaaacattaattagAGTTAGAGACTATcaattaatttgatataattttgtgtaagtgagaaacaatcaacaaaatgattagttttaaaatatattattaatttggGTTAATTTGTCTCACAACAACAGATTATAGGTTAATCTAGAGATCGAAATTTCGCTGAGTATCAATAAAATACACGCACACATAAACTATTGTTGGAAATCAAATGATAGTCTAGATGATGGTTGTTGTGTAATGGTATTGGAAGTGAATGTGTGATTAGGTGATTGTTGTGTAAGCAAAGGCCAAAGGGACAGAAGgatgtgttttgttgttgtgtataagtggtctcatctcatcttcttgattttgtcTTCCTCTCAAAGCCATTGTTGCTCTTTGGTTTCTACTTTTATATTATATCtatttatcttgtttattaATCATATAAAGAATGATTAAATGGTAGTTTAGGATTAATGATTTCAAAGATAAgtagcaaaaagaaaaggttgaattgaaaaattgttttcaaaggGTTGGTAGCGGGAAGTGTGAGCCATGAGTGAGCAATCCAAAAGAGggatgatatatatttaactttttacaATGAATGAGACTTTGAGAAGACATTAAGTACACAAAATATTATGAgattgttataatttttttggagCAAAATTATGAGATTGTTCTATTAATTGCAAATGAATCAAAGGGTCATAATAGGAATGGACCAAAAGGTGATATCAACAAACAAGACGTTGAATCATATAATTACATGTGCAATTATGCACCCAAGATTACTTGGCTTTGTTTGTCTTATACTACACAACACTAACCTCCATACACATCATACACGTGCATTTGATATCTCAAACTCGGGGATCTTAATTACGCAAACAATGAAATATGATTACAAGGATGTAAGACCCCcttaaaacattaatataagATATTCAATGTAGTATCAGTCAGTAGTTGCAATATTTGCCTTGAAAGTTGTAAGACCAAAATTCGAGTTTTTCCACTatgattttaagttttaaccatGACTATAAATGGATTGAAAACAAGAATACCCATCCAGTTCTGAGTTCTCTCACAGGCTTTGAAGATTAGTTCTAATCAGCTGTTGAATCAATGTTGGCCCAAAGTTTGTGTAAGGAACAAAGTGAATATATAACCACAATGGGCctcttaccaaaaaaactaCAGTGGGCCCAAATAAAACCCACCATTAGCCAACTTTATTTTCTCGACCCATAACCaatccaaaaacatttttacatCGAACATCTTGATTACAAGTCTACGCAGCTCAACATATATCgttaaattgataaaaatactctgttttgataaaacaaaactatttgttatgcaacaaagaagaagaggcaaaaGATTGACGGTTATTCATCAAAGTCTAGTTTCTGAACTCGAATATTCACTATTAATAGTTGGTAATCCATTTTCATTAGATGAATGTATAAATAAAGAATCCATAGCTttaaagtaatataaaaaaaaagaaacctaGCTAGGGCTACAGCCTACAAGATAAGATTgaaagggaaaaaagaaaagagaccTAGTGCAGTTAAAAGTCATTTTCGaaacttataaaatattttcctg includes:
- a CDS encoding Protein kinase superfamily protein (Protein kinase superfamily protein; FUNCTIONS IN: protein serine/threonine kinase activity, protein kinase activity, ATP binding; INVOLVED IN: protein amino acid phosphorylation; EXPRESSED IN: petal, flower; EXPRESSED DURING: 4 anthesis, petal differentiation and expansion stage; CONTAINS InterPro DOMAIN/s: Protein kinase, ATP binding site (InterPro:IPR017441), Protein kinase, catalytic domain (InterPro:IPR000719), Serine/threonine-protein kinase-like domain (InterPro:IPR017442), Protein kinase-like domain (InterPro:IPR011009), Serine/threonine-protein kinase, active site (InterPro:IPR008271); BEST Arabidopsis thaliana protein match is: Protein kinase superfamily protein (TAIR:AT2G18890.1); Has 113420 Blast hits to 112131 proteins in 3664 species: Archae - 114; Bacteria - 13552; Metazoa - 41580; Fungi - 9353; Plants - 32095; Viruses - 456; Other Eukaryotes - 16270 (source: NCBI BLink).); this translates as MISCSEEGSNKILVAISLDRDESQNVLSWAINVLAKPSDTVVALHLLVGEEPRKLPMKKKKRTQIRHAKAHVISMLGEFAYTCCHNQVNLEAKVGFSSNIGRGLIDEVKSISAHYLVLSRPTTHEFRIWNDIKRYVSDFAPSSCSVVLVGNQRKPHKDCYSDSAISLDINSEKYSPRSVLNTLSRDSLSSSGDDASSFNGSMVSSSFASPSDKPKHKSISPYKFISSLIMNSPLRKWRGSETKNKPKPQPLIQCFTYNEISKATNDFHQGNIVGIGGYSEVYRGDLWDGRRIAVKRLAKESGDMNKEKEFLTELGIISHVSHPNTALLLGCCVEKGLYLVFRFSENGTLYSALHENENGSLDWPVRYKIAVGVARGLHYLHKRCNHRIIHRDIKSSNVLLGPDYEPQITDFGLAKWLPNKWTHHAVIPVEGTFGYLAPESLMQGTIDEKTDIYAFGILLLEIITGRRPVNPTQKHILLWAKPAMETGNTSELVDPKLQDKYDDQQMNKLVLTASHCVQQSPILRPTMTQVLELLTNGNEAEIAKSWRMPKDMTNDDDDNNEWDDYSMIFGYDVPSDSSF